The Gymnogyps californianus isolate 813 chromosome 5, ASM1813914v2, whole genome shotgun sequence genome contains a region encoding:
- the LOC127017330 gene encoding LOW QUALITY PROTEIN: inositol 1,4,5-trisphosphate receptor-interacting protein-like 1 (The sequence of the model RefSeq protein was modified relative to this genomic sequence to represent the inferred CDS: inserted 2 bases in 2 codons) has product MVGDELDEATHERMQQRAEQLSQEMTWLLQELEQRSQEQSGLAWGALLFXALQQWQLWAIAGVLVLLCGLCWWLRKRSHEPDSSSEEESSSSDRELEEEEEQEQEEEQEEEESEGEDPDNERDLGRIFAKRIQWPAQNLAYRSRVVDDLAGDIVSLFEDILSNTFFPVLQTAIRVGSTFEGWSPREDDAVYRLLVPLKPPXGHAFHLELGTTAEMPAKDSCVRVELECTCTRERLVEGMLCFLHHPEEELRRNQGPSLLGTLCTGSYLDVQKTARWFQNFVRLAWVVVPQSRRYKMKVLPSSRSCKLQLTNASRRTLFIEMIFGVQQGDSDIFLSSQTTEAIFTPSTMWPENCAVAEANFFSHMARQAPHDSFHLKCLQLCARSLVGTGFSTYTLKTVVMHLLTTIPLSGWRRKHFLLRLQDIMRYLRCCLEEKRLDHFFLGNKRVPEEISLPPDFQAAAPLNLFQCLAEDPAAHAKALREFDELQDRLTRLLFYGH; this is encoded by the exons ATGGTCGGTGATGAGCTGGATGAGGCCACGCATGAGCGGATGCAGCAGCGTGCGGAGCAGCTGAGCCAGGAGATGActtggctgctgcaggagctggagcagaggagccaggagcagagcgGCTTGGCCTGGGGAGCCCTGCTCT GCGCCTTGCAGCAGTGGCAGTTGTGGGCGATTGCTGGAGTCCTGGTCCTGCTCTGCGGGCTCTGCTGGTGGCTCAGGAAAAGGAGCCATGAGCCAGACAGCAGCAGCGAAGAGGAGAGCTCCAGCAGCgacagggagctggaggaggaggaggagcaggagcaggaagaggagcaggaggaggaagaaagtgaaGGAGAAGATCCTGATAATGAGAGGGATCTGGGCAGGATTTTTGCAAAGCGCATCCAGTGGCCAGCACAGAACCTGGCCTACAGGAGCCGGGTGGTGGATGATCTAGCAGGCGACATCGTGTCTCTTTTCGAAGATATCTTGTCAAATACTTTCTTCCCAGTGCTGCAGACAGCCATCAGAGTGGGCAGCACCTTCGAAGGCTGGAGTCCCCGTGAGGATGATGCTGTCTACCGCCTGCTTGTGCCCTTGAAGCCCC CTGGGCACGCCTTCCACCTGGAGCTGGGCACCACAGCGGAGATGCCAGCAAAGGACTCCTGCGTCCGTGTGGAGCTGGAGTGCACCTGCACGAGGGAGCGGCTGGTGGAAGGCATGCTGTGCTTCCTCCACCACCCCGAGGAGGAGCTGAGGAGAAAtcagggtcccagcctcctaGGCACCCTCTGCACCGGCTCCTATCTAGATGTGCAGAAAACTGCCCGCTGGTTCCAGAACTTTGTGAGGTTAGCCTGGGTGGTGGTGCCTCAGTCACGGCGCTACAAAATGAAGGTGCTGCCCTCAAGCCGCTCCTGCAAGCTGCAGCTGACAAATGCCTCCAGGAGAACCCTCTTCATTGAGATGATATTTGGGGTGCAGCAAGGCGACTCGGACATCTTCCTGAGCAGCCAGACTACAGAGGCCATCTTCACCCCAAGCACGATGTGGCCAGAGAACTGTGCTGTGGCAGAGGCGAACTTCTTCAGCCACATGGCCAGGCAGGCCCCGCACGACAGCTTCCACCTCAAATGCCTGCAGCTCTGCGCCCGCAGCCTGGTGGGCACAGGCTTTTCCACCTATACCTTGAAGACAGTTGTGATGCACCTCCTGACCACCATACCCCTGTCAGGCTGGCGCAGGAAGCATTTCCTGCTGCGGCTGCAGGATATCATGCGGTACCTGCgctgctgcctggaggagaaaCGCCTTGACCACTTCTTCTTAGGCAACAAGAGGGTGCCTGAGGAGATCAGCTTGCCCCCAGACTTCCAAGCGGCTGCACCActcaacctcttccagtgcctggCAGAGGATCCGGCCGCCCACGCCAAGGCACTGCGTGAGTTTGATGAGCTACAAGATCGGCTCACAAGACTGCTGTTCTACGGACACTGA